The DNA segment aACTTGCAATGGGATTGCTGTGGATTTTTTTCTTCTCTGCAGTGGGCAGAGATATTCTCACTAGGGAACAGGTGTGAGGGCAAAGGATTAAAATGCACCTCTTCTCACTCTGTGCCCCCAATCTAAATCAAGTGGACACAGatgttgctgctgccactgctttttttctggggggacgcagggggacgcatacccctaaacattttgtgaatcttaagtttggcctcatttttgggcagtatttcaatatgagtaggaaaatgagagtagcccaaaagatttttttaagaaagaaagcactggctGCTATTATTAAGTTTATCACCCACCTTCTCTCCTCTATTCCCTCCCCCTACCTCTGGATACCATATTGCCTTACCCTGAATGTAACCAAGGCATTATAATCTGAACAACAAAAAGAGAGATTGCACATTCTTTTGTATTTcattaaaatctttaataaaaaaatatttttaaaaagacaagggGGTCCCTAATCACAGAATCCccacatcacatctagtttggccctgaagTGGGTCAGTCAAAGCCCACTGGATAGTTGTTATCTACACAATCAGGGGTCCTTTCTCTGAGTCAGCCTAGAAAACAGAGGCCTGGTACTAGGGCCACATTTTCAGTTCTCAgcttataatacagtggtacctcgggttaagaatttaattcgttctggaggtctgttcttaacctgaaactgtttttaacctgaagcaccactttagctaatggggcctcccgctgccgctgcgccgccggagcacgatttctgttctcatcctgaagcaaagttcttaacccgaggtaatacttctgcgttagcggagtctgtaacctgaagcgtatgtaacccgaggtaccactgtatactgttctCCCAATAAGCAAGGTCCATGCCTGCCTTTTGACCTTAGACTTTTTCAGTATTGTTAAGTCATAGCTCTTGAAATAGGACTGTGTCCAGGAAGTTCTCTTAGTGAAGTGGTAGCAATAACTGAATGAAGACTTCAGTTTAAGCTTCTTTCAGCATGTGAATATGTGGCAAGTGTCAGTGGATGTATCTAACTGCAGCTTTGGAGCTGGGCTCAGAAATAcaaatccccctcccctttcctttccttcgttttcttttctttgttaaaaaaaaaaaacccgacCCTTAAGCTTCTCGGTAGATCACTTCAAAAATACGTGGTTTCAATCATGCAAGAATGCATCAAGGACAACTAATTTCCATGTCTGAATGGCACTTCTAGCATAGCATTTTACCAACACACCGCAGCCTGTCACCAACTTAACAGGAAATCTCTCTCAACCTCTTTGGTTAAGAGAGAGGAAATAATGAAACATAGTAGGTTTCAGCCAGCCTCTATTCACCCCCCAACGGAGATTTCTGGCAGGAGCCCATGGAAGAAATACAGACTCGCACCCTCCTGAGGATACTAGATCTGGAGAGAAACCTCaaggctgccacattctgggccTTGGCTTTGACAGATGAAATATTCACATAGAGCTAGGCTCCATTTTGGAAAGGCTGAAGAGTTTACACCCttgtgaaaaacaaacaaagcctgGTAGGCTGTCAAAGGCATCACAGCTATGTGTTTATTTTTTACTGaaccaacaaaacattaagaaATCTTGTTGTTAGGATACTTACAGCTTTTTCTGTTATCTCTCAGTGCTATTTAGAGCAACATACAATTAAAATAAACAGTTCAGCTTATAACTGAGCTTATTTGATATTGTATATTGTGTTTGTCTCTTAATATATCAGTCAAAGAAGTTTACAGGAAGATCTGTTGTAACAAAAGGAAactataaaatatacatttgctAAAATAACTAACAGTGATAGTTAATATGCCAAAGAGAgtcgtagggttgccatatatccagaatttcctggtcatagccggaatactgcagtcagaagcagtgtccgggcggaaatcgggaaaatgtccgggaaaatccagatgtaagGCAAGCCATGtcggcagtgtcgtttttgctgatttcccccggggggggtggggagagagcaaaaaaagagctctaaaacatttttgtgtttttaccagttttgaaaaaaagagaaaaagctcaacatcttTTGTGCccagatttttactttttgaaatatggcaaccctagtcatcAAAACAACCAAAAGTGGCTTGCCCTTTTGGATGGAGCAGCAGTAGCACCACTGCCATATACTGGGATGGGTGGGCAGGCTGTAGGGATGTCAGCCCTGTGTGAACAAACACAGTTAGGAGCATAGGATTGGCTCCATTGGTACACCTGTACCTTATTcacctccccaccacctccaccctccctccttatagacgggggggggggggggattctgccaGGAAGCTAGCTCCTAAAGCCAACCACAGCCAAAGCAAAAGTCACTTCTGAAGTCAATCACAGCCAAAGCAAAACCAAGGCAATACATATGCAAAACTTTCTGGGATTTTAAAGCTTGCTTCTGCTGTTGGTTGGTTGTATTTGGTTAAAGAATAAAAGGGGAATTCTCTGGGTGCCCAGATCCATGTTtggaacaagtacagtggtaccttgggttacagacgcttcaggttacagactccgctaacccagaaatagtacctcaggttaagaactttgcttcaggatgagaacaggaattgcgtggcggcagcgggaggccccattagctaaagtggtccctcaggttaagaacagtttcaggttgagaatggacctccagaacgaattaagttcttaacccgaggtaccactgtactctttggtgagagagccctagcagagatttaaaatcacaaaacatacagcaatgtaaagcatggaaataaagGCTATCAgatctttaaaatatccccttctaagttgcttccaaagttatCCACTTCCTTTAGTATagaaagaccacacatttggtaagttagaaatggtttgcttacaaactcttcaaaggtcaaatTCACGTGCTTTCCCattcagcagcaagaaaagacaggcagcaCAACTTAGTTTCAAAAATGATAAGCGTTTCTCagttatttgtatagaaacacatagatggcttgctaaagccatATGGTCTGGGTTTGGAGCATCCAGCTTTGACATCCTCACTGGTCAGGTTCACATGGTGGAAAAAAGAGAGGACATGTAAATCATAACTCCTGGTGGGAAAATATTTAACCTAGCCACTGAGAACTGTCTCCTCAAATGAGGAATATTTAATGTCACTCAATACCTAGCAGGCCAACCATCACTGCCAGGTTGTAGATGAGGGCTAGAGAGCCTTTGGCCCTCctaatgttgttgggctccaactaccattTACTCCATCCAGCAGGCCAGTGATCagagatcatgggaattgtagtccaacaacaactggagggccactggcTCCCCTCCCTGGCTGTAAACCAAGGTAGACTGGAGAGCAGCCCCCCTATGTTTTAAAGTAACATGCTCTTCAAACAGGCATTTCGTAGGTTTCTTAATGTGCCTGTGCTATCTTTTTGGATCAAAGGATTTATCTAAGCCCTCCAAAAATATTCCCTTTTCCTcaaaatgcaggcttttgctagGACCATTCCTACAAATGGTCCCGATTTGTTGTGTTTGATGTGTCTTTGATATGTTTTATCCAAAGAAACATGTGGAAATGTATTGGAATTGTCTCATGTGTTTCTTGTGTAGAGTTTATCATTGTGAAGAATTACTCTCATGTTTAGTGTGGACATGATCGTATAGACAGCATATTTCTTTTGAGGATAGTCAAGACCATATTCATTTCAACAGAGGGGATAGATTTGTATATAGAGCCACTGTGTACAAAAGGTTTGTTTTccaaacgccctcccatcagatgtcaaagaggtaaacaactacctgactttcagaaaacatctgaaggctcaggttcagggaagtttttagtgtgtgacattttagtgtatttttggtctttgttggaagccgcccagagtggctggggaaacccagccagatggggcagggtacaaattgatgatgatgatgatgatgatgaagaagaagaaaggttttTCATGTATACCTGGAAGCCTGTGCTGAGATAGTGAGTGGCCTTTTAGAACTGGCCTATTATTTTTTCCTATTTATGTTAGTCTTGTGGGTCTGTGGTGGGTAGAGTGCTTGCGTTTCTGTGTCTTAAACTAGTCTTCACAGAAAACAGCAAGGAAACTTTAAGCCTTGTTTGCTTTATagcttcaattattattattattttaaaaaccctgcaCCACTGTTCCATGGAAAAACAAGTGATTAACATGTTTTTATGTCAAGGACAACTATTCAAGGCAGTCTGTTTATCAAATTAGTTTATCCGCTTTTCATGTTTGCAAATTATCCATAAGGAGACTTTGACTTTAATAGGtttgtttatttgcaaatatttagtGTGACAGATGTTAGCCCAAGGCGGCAGTGCACCCAGCGCATTGTTCTTCTTGCTTTGAGTTGACACCATTTCTAATTGCCACTTTTTTTCAACTAAATCATATGGCAGAGCTAGTTTTGCATGCCATGAGACTTGATCCCCAAGGAACCTTGTTGACAACCATGCGAACTGCCTCGGAAATCTGTTCTCCACATGCGGATACTAGGGGCTGCTAGGTTCTTCTTTTTGTGCTCATGCTGATTCCTGTTGTAGGAGCCAGGTTAAAAACTGAGATCGCCATCATGGGAACCAGGACACTGCCATATAGCTGCAAAGAGTGGCTTCACTTGAGCCAAGCCATTTTCCTGGTTGCCATTTACTTGCACTTCGGTCAAGGCATAGTTCAGAACTAACTACTTGAACACTTTCACCGTTGCATGAGTTGCGTGCAGACTGCTGTGATCTAAAGAGTTGCATTTCTCAATTGCACAACTATTGTGAAGGCAAGTCGCTCCAAAATGTTTGGTGGACAGCTACTTTTGTCTCAGGTGAACTGGCTCTTAAGGAATTAGGGGGGGAACATATATATGGGGGAACTCTATAATAAAAACGTAAGAATGTCATGGCGCAGCCCCCATTGGAAGATTTGTAGTGCCTCATCTGGAAGTCAGGGTGGAATAGAGGAGAAAAAGTGAAGGGAGGTTGCACAATAGCAGCTATGGCATGGGAGTGAAAGGGGAGACTAGTGGTTTGAAACAATGGCAGAAGTTTAAgtgaagcagggatggaggaaactgagaggaaagTAGCAGCTTTAAACAATGACAGAGGTTTGAATAAATGACTATTTCAGGGTTTGTGTCCTTTATTTCTCTCACATGCGGCAGCTGAGGAGTGGAAGAATGGAAAACCTCTGCCATTATATACTGGGCCAGACTTTCCACAATTGTTCTGACGTCTCTTACATTTTGCTCACATAAATACGATGCAATATAATATGTGTTTAATCACTGGTAATAATTCTGTAAATGTATAAGGTTTGGGGATGTAAATATTGCCCTAAACTGATCTCTCTAGTCAGAATGCTGACAATCCGCTTGTTTAGAAAAATCTGTAGAAAGAACTTTACTTGTTTTTCCTCCTAGGAGCATAGCTTTTAATTACAATTACTTTCCAAGGTACTATTACATTTGGCCACAAGAGGGAAGCCTAAGCCTTTCCTACACAGTTTCAAAAAACATGAAAAATCAAATCAACGTTGCCACAGGGTGGCATTGAGGTTTAAAATCTTGCAGAGGATTGACACGTCTACAAAGAAAGTGGATCTAAGAATAAGAGCGTAGAAGAAATAACATCTTTTTGCCAGCTTTTGTTGCAATCCCCAGAATGGAAATTCTGATAAGATAAAACATTAGGAAACACTCTCTAATGCCTTGAGGTGTTCAAATGTGTAACAGATAGTCTTGGAAGACTCTCTTTCATTGAAGCTTGTATAAGGCAAGAGACTGGTTTACAGGGGTAAAGAAGTAAAGAATTTCCTGCAAAATGACAGCTAGTTGGACGAGATAATGCTTTAActttttccaactctataattctatgtctGCAGATACATGGGAAGCagtttataccaagtcagaccattgttgcACCCATTTTGTCAACCCTGACTGCCAGCGCCACTCCAAGGTTTCCAATGTTTCCCATCGCTACCTCGAAAGACTAGATTTTACTTGGGACtttttacatgcaaagcatgcaagaacaaggaagatattctaTGTATAATTTAATCTCTTTCTGGATAGGATTTTTTTCTGCATACTGCTGTTTATACAATATCTGCTTGAGTAGTGGTAATGTAGCATTGTACCTATGCAAAGCTCATTAAATAAACCTTTCCTTCCATCCTAATCATAAGACTTTTAAGGCTGCATTTACTCTTGTTCATTAATGTGTTTAGAAGTTGCCACGTATTGTATATGAGGTTGCATCCCCATTTTTTTGCAGGTTTCATCCCCATTTTTTATACTCTTTTTTGGTCTTGACTGGTCAGGGAATAATTCCTCTTTGTTTGACTCAAGGTACAAAACTTATCGAGGCAAGGCACAGAATTCTCCTTTCTCTGCCTGCTTTTCTCATTTGTCTATGACTGATTTTGCTCTTGAGGAATAGGTAGTCTGACAGGTTTATTCTGAGCAAAACCACCTGAACATGTACTGAATAGAATAAAATGGCAGGTTTTTCATAGGAACAACTATCACAAATACTGTGGTAACCTAGCTTCATATTTGAGCTTGAAGCTTTTCTGCAGTTACATACTTTCTTTGCAGTTACATATTTTCTATGGAGCTTTTAGTATCCTTGCGATGTATCAAGCACCACTAATTAAGAATCTATTAAATTTCAACAACCAATGTGGCAACAAACCTTTGACATAACCGATTAGGCAAAGATCAATTTTACAAACTCTGGTTTGAAGAGCACAAACAGAAATATTGGCTTTTAGGAACCACatcaaagatttttttcaaaacttTATTTATAGAACATTCAAATGCATTGTTTTCAAAAGGGGGCTGAAATGCCAATAAAGTCAGAACACAAATTACAGCTCCTTTTAATTGCTACCACCATTTCAATACAAATTACACTAAAAGTCTGGTTTCAGGGTGTGTTAAAAACTCTTGACATTACAAAACTCAGCATTCCAATAGTAACAAAATGCTTTCCCAAGCTGTCTAAAAATCTGATGTAAGGAATCTAAAATTTGAGTTAATATGCATTATTAATTTATCCAGTAAAATTATTTATAATAGATTTCTGAATCTTTGTACTACGCCCAAAGTAAAGTGTTGAAAAACAGCTTTTGGCATCCCTTTACaaagaaggttaaaaaaaaaaaatctaggacACTATAGTACAATCACCAGACAGTAAAAAACAAGACTGAGCTTATAAAATGTCTTCCTAGTCTATAAAAGTACTAAATGGACTACAAAATTAAGCATTAAGTCATGTTCTTGTTTGGCCACATGCAGCCATTACAACATACGGCTATAACACATTGCTTCTTATCACAGCACGAATGATCTGAACAACATAAACAGTTCCTAAAGAATGTATCCGAAGCCCGATTTTAAGTTTTCACTTCTTGTGTATGAATCCTTTCTAGCATCTGACACAACTTGTACTTTGTGTTTGAAGTACACATAAAGTGCTAAAAGTGCAAAGAACggaacttttcttttcttctacccCAGGGGCTGCTTTGTATATAATACGATAGCTCCTTACCTAAAGAAAACCCAAACACTTCTATATGCTGGGGGTTCCACAAGGAGGCTGATTTTATATATAAATGGCTTCCTGTGTGGATTGCCTGTACAGGTAATTTCAAAAAAAAGTATTTCTGACAATGCTAATGCCTCCTAGGAAGTCATCTATGCTGATGTAGTTTCGCATGTGTTCTAACCAAACACAACAAGAAGCCATGTCAAACATGGCAGCCTCTACCATGAAGTAACAATCTTTACAGCATCTACGTCATATATGAAGTAGTCCCTGTATAGTAGCTAGAAGTGATGTGTTCAAGAGAACACATTAGAAGCATTTGTTGAAGCATTTGAATCCatgcaccttttttaaaaaaacaaaaaacacccaaaaaaacaaaaaccaaagccTGCCTATAATACACTTTTGCCCTAAGGAAAAAATGATTCCTACTTTAGCTAGATCCTATGAATGGATTTGTGGAATGAAGGATACTCTCAATTATGACAAGTATGGTTTGTGTTTACTGTGGCAACTTTTACAGTGGAACAACAAGGAACCAGAATGCACTCATTCAGTTCTTCAAGCAATATCCATTTTACAGCAGCTAAGAGACAAATCAAGTTGGAGCACAAAAGAACACAGGCCCTGTGCTGCTAAGGCTGACAAACATTATGAATTAATGACATTTTAAATCAATCTAGAatgcatttttggggggaaatgacaaaACCACTTCAAGCTATATTCATTTGCACTTAGGCACACTAGGATTTGACAGTGTCAAGCTGCCTTGGAGACAATTTTTTTTGACAATACAAAATGTAACGTTTTATTCCTCCCTTGTTTAGAATGGCCTCCTGTGACATGCATCATAGTAATTGGTGCTATTAAAAGGTGAGAACATGTCTTGTTTAACAAAACGAACAAATTTCTCTAAGGGGCACATCAGTTTGGTGTAATGTTTGTTATAGTCCCGGCAGAATGAAGTCTGGAATGTGACATCAACACCGTTATAAAGGATGCGGATAAAATGTTCTTTGTATTTCTTCCCATCTTTCCACAGCTCAAAGACTAGTCTGGCTGCAAATCTTGGGAACCTGGCCTCAGTGATGCCTAAGGCACTCAGAACAGGGGACAAGGTGACATCATGAGCGGAATAAAGGACAAACAGTTCTTCTCTCTTGCCTTCTGCAATGCGCTGCATACGATTGGCTGTCTGGTTAAGGATAGGATGAGTGGCCAGTAGCGCATACAAGTAGTAATATTTCTTCTCCTGCCTCTCTTTTTCATCTTCAAGTTGATGCGTCTTGATTGTTTTAAAGTGCTCAAGGTTAATGCAGCCATTCTTGGTACACGGGAAGCTGACAttatggcaaaaatgacacagcaTAGAATCTACGGGGTTAGAAGCCCTTAACTGCCTTGTGGGTATGCCGACAATCTTTGCCATATCTGCATACGTTTTCTCCAAGTGTATGTTTTTCACCCGCAGGCTGTACTGACGCCGTTGCTCCTCCTCTAGGTAATGGTTTCTTATCGGGCAATCACAGCTTCCAGAACAAAAAATTGTGCTCCACTGGTGCCTAAAGTTAATTTTCTTCCAATCAAATTCCGGCAAGAAGGAATATAGTAGTGCCAGCCCACTCTGTAGTGTTCGACTCTTTCCAGTTGTCTCCAAATACAAATGTTTACTTGTCCAGTCACTTGGTATCAAGTTATGCTTCTTTATATAAATATTCCGCAGTAGTTGTCCATTTCGCAAGTGCTGTACAAtcccttcaaaaaagaaaaagaagaaggtaaGCATTCTTCTATGAAATAATTTGAGAGTGATCTTGGgaagactgtacagtggtacctcgaattacaaacgcctcaggttacaaactccgctaagctggaagagttacctcgagttgagaactttgtcccagtatgagaacataaatcgtgtgtcggcggcgcagtggcagcaagaggccccattagcgaaagtacgcctctagttaagaacagctttaggttaaggacggacctccagaatgaattaagttcataactagaggtataACTGTACTGTTAAGAGAAATTGTGTTGTATCAAGCAGTTGCCTGGGTATAAGACAGCTCATGCAACCTAcctttttcttcccctccttctcctctgaaGCACCCAGTCAAAAATCCTCTCAAGAGGGTCAAAGGGTCACATGGGCTGTGATGTGAGGGGGAAATCATCTGAAATGGAGCAGAACGATCTTGCTCCAGTGGCAGCTACAATGGCACAAAATCTCTCTGTCCAATTTCAGAAGAATCTTCCCTTCCATGTGACATAGCTCCAAACGTTCACCAAACTCTGGccgacccccccacccccaagaaggtTTTGGGGGTACATGTGGCTACACAGTAAGGAGTATAAAAATATTGATTGCCTGAGCTGCCTTCTGCTCATGCAGTCACTTCATACAATCCATGTGAAAGGGTAATGGCCGGGGTAGGCAGATCATGCTAAGAATATAAAAacgttttaatttttcaaaaatgtTAGTTGCACAAGTCTTAAATGGTTGTACAGGCAAGAAGGAAATAggagaattttttcttttttaaaaaaacaaacaacccataAACA comes from the Podarcis muralis chromosome 6, rPodMur119.hap1.1, whole genome shotgun sequence genome and includes:
- the PXYLP1 gene encoding 2-phosphoxylose phosphatase 1 isoform X1; this encodes MATFSAYSFWTVCGFKGKRKWETDFLSFILILVHLIPVNPVKEDDLGSKNRKRIMPDPLTETPAIDPIFEAQFYCNIPNIPERSMEGHAPHYFKLNSVHVLIRHGDRYPLYAIPKTKRPDIDCTLVPNRKPSHPQLEAFISHMSKGSETQMDGTLSSMPRYPSHSLCEMGELTQTGIVQHLRNGQLLRNIYIKKHNLIPSDWTSKHLYLETTGKSRTLQSGLALLYSFLPEFDWKKINFRHQWSTIFCSGSCDCPIRNHYLEEEQRRQYSLRVKNIHLEKTYADMAKIVGIPTRQLRASNPVDSMLCHFCHNVSFPCTKNGCINLEHFKTIKTHQLEDEKERQEKKYYYLYALLATHPILNQTANRMQRIAEGKREELFVLYSAHDVTLSPVLSALGITEARFPRFAARLVFELWKDGKKYKEHFIRILYNGVDVTFQTSFCRDYNKHYTKLMCPLEKFVRFVKQDMFSPFNSTNYYDACHRRPF
- the PXYLP1 gene encoding 2-phosphoxylose phosphatase 1 isoform X2, whose translation is MLFRNRFLLLLALAALLAFLSLSLQFLHLIPVNPVKEDDLGSKNRKRIMPDPLTETPAIDPIFEAQFYCNIPNIPERSMEGHAPHYFKLNSVHVLIRHGDRYPLYAIPKTKRPDIDCTLVPNRKPSHPQLEAFISHMSKGSETQMDGTLSSMPRYPSHSLCEMGELTQTGIVQHLRNGQLLRNIYIKKHNLIPSDWTSKHLYLETTGKSRTLQSGLALLYSFLPEFDWKKINFRHQWSTIFCSGSCDCPIRNHYLEEEQRRQYSLRVKNIHLEKTYADMAKIVGIPTRQLRASNPVDSMLCHFCHNVSFPCTKNGCINLEHFKTIKTHQLEDEKERQEKKYYYLYALLATHPILNQTANRMQRIAEGKREELFVLYSAHDVTLSPVLSALGITEARFPRFAARLVFELWKDGKKYKEHFIRILYNGVDVTFQTSFCRDYNKHYTKLMCPLEKFVRFVKQDMFSPFNSTNYYDACHRRPF
- the PXYLP1 gene encoding 2-phosphoxylose phosphatase 1 isoform X3, with protein sequence MPDPLTETPAIDPIFEAQFYCNIPNIPERSMEGHAPHYFKLNSVHVLIRHGDRYPLYAIPKTKRPDIDCTLVPNRKPSHPQLEAFISHMSKGSETQMDGTLSSMPRYPSHSLCEMGELTQTGIVQHLRNGQLLRNIYIKKHNLIPSDWTSKHLYLETTGKSRTLQSGLALLYSFLPEFDWKKINFRHQWSTIFCSGSCDCPIRNHYLEEEQRRQYSLRVKNIHLEKTYADMAKIVGIPTRQLRASNPVDSMLCHFCHNVSFPCTKNGCINLEHFKTIKTHQLEDEKERQEKKYYYLYALLATHPILNQTANRMQRIAEGKREELFVLYSAHDVTLSPVLSALGITEARFPRFAARLVFELWKDGKKYKEHFIRILYNGVDVTFQTSFCRDYNKHYTKLMCPLEKFVRFVKQDMFSPFNSTNYYDACHRRPF